In one window of Miscanthus floridulus cultivar M001 chromosome 12, ASM1932011v1, whole genome shotgun sequence DNA:
- the LOC136496521 gene encoding secretory carrier-associated membrane protein 6: MHHDPNPFDEGSADDNPFSNGGGGGGKQQYGFRPTEPVGFGGAGRGDAVVDVPLETMGDSKSKARELSSWESDLKRREADIKRREEALKNAGVPMEEKNWPPFFPIIHHDIANEIPANVQKLQYLAFASWLGIVLCLSWNFIAVIVCWIKEGDSKLFFLATIYALLGIPLSYLIWYRPLYRAMRTNSAFSFGWFFLCYLIHIGFCIIAAIAPPILFHGKSLTGILAAIDTFSEHVIIGIFYFVGFALFCLETLLSIGVLQKVYMYFRGNK; this comes from the exons ATGCATCACGACCCCAACCCCTTCGACGAGGGCAGCGCCGACGACAACCCCTTCTCC aatggaggaggtggaggcggcaAGCAGCAGTACGGGTTCCGGCCGACTGAGCCCGTCGGGTTCGGCGGCGCCGGCAGGGGCGACGCCGTCGTCGACGTCCCGCTCGAGACCATGGGG GACTCTAAGAGCAAGGCGAGGGAGCTCTCGTCGTGGGAATCAGATCTGAAGCGGCGAGAGGCG GATATCAAGAGGAGGGAGGAGGCGCTGAAGAATG CTGGCGTGCCGATGGAGGAGAAGAACTGGCCACCATTCTTCCCCATCATCCACCATGACATTGCCAATGAGATACCAGCCAATGTGCAGAAGTTGCAGTATCTCGCATTTGCAAGCTGGCTTG GAATTGTGCTTTGCCTGTCCTGGAACTTCATTGCTGTCATAGTCTGCTGGATCAAGGAGGGAG ATTCAAAGTTGTTTTTCCTTGCAACAATCTATGCTTTGCTTGGAATTCCTCTGTCATATTTGATATGGTATAGGCCACTCTACCGTGCAATGAG GACTAACAGTGCTTTCAGTTTTGGATGGTTTTTCCTGTGTTACCTG ATCCACATTGGTTTTTGCATAATTGCTGCCATTGCTCCACCAATTTTATTTCATGGGAAATCATTAAC TGGTATTCTGGCTGCGATTGACACCTTCTCTGAGCATGTGATAATTGGG ATCTTTTACTTTGTGGGGTTTGCACTGTTTTGTCTGGAGACACTGCTGAGCATTGGGGTTC
- the LOC136498547 gene encoding probable WRKY transcription factor 14: MCDYFLPRMEGDQAGGGDLTDIVRSGGAIPGNAAEMPSTAAAEEWQLQGDPMLFPPLPSSTTSEAACSAGGTGADVFVGADPFSGLVDPFSTDYSSGADFLDAMPDAMAKVGFDTAIGGGSGGGGGGGGQLIDMSRKQPLLPRGMQMPAVGVLSPRLVLPSPLSPREIRSYPPLTGDMVKLGITAGQVAGCAIDAAVVGMQMSSPRAAGGVKRRKNQARKVVCIPAPTAAGGRPTGEVVPSDLWAWRKYGQKPIKGSPYPRGYYRCSSSKGCSARKQVERSRNDPNMLVITYTSEHNHPWPTQRNALAGSTRNHYGKNSGGSSGSKSSQNEKQQQQQQQSNNVKEEPKDPAAMTTTISTITTTTSNSPAAVVKEETLAAGSSEALGQVMDTAAVDHNIELMDQFFIESYKPMIPAAGHSDDFFSDLAELESDPMSLIFSKEYMEAKPSGGDRGHHQEKAMSKDLDPLFDMLDWSTNSSSAGSSFEQGKRG, encoded by the exons ATGTGCGACTACTTCCTTCCGAGGATGGAGGGCGAccaggccggcggcggcgaccttACCGACATCGTGCGGTCCGGCGGAGCCATCCCTGGCAACGCCGCCGAGATGCCGTCCACGGCCGCCGCGGAAGAGTGGCAGCTCCAGGGGGACCCGATGCTCTTCCCGCCGCTTCCCTCGTCGACGACATCGGAAGCAGCCTGCTCCGCCGGGGGCACCGGCGCCGACGTCTTCGTCGGCGCCGACCCTTTCTCCGGCCTCGTGGACCCGTTCAGTACCGACTACTCCTCAGGCGCTGACTTCTTGGACGCCATGCCGGACGCGATGGCCAAGGTCGGCTTCGACACGGCTATCGGTGGCGGCagcggaggagggggaggaggcggaggccagctgatAGACATGAGCCGGAAGCAGCCCCTCTTGCCGCGGGGGATGCAGATGCCGGCGGTTGGGGTGCTGTCGCCGAGGCTGGTGTTGCCGTCGCCGTTGTCGCCGAGAGAGATACGATCGTACCCCCCGTTAACCGGCGACATGGTCAAGCTCGGAATCACGGCCGGGCAGGTGGCCGGGTGCGCCATCGACGCCGCCGTCGTCGGCATGCAGATGTCTTCACCTCGCGCCGCGGGCGGGGTCAAGCGCAG GAAGAACCAAGCAAGGAAGGTGGTATGCATCCCGGCGCCGACAGCAGCAGGGGGGAGACCAACTGGAGAGGTGGTTCCTTCTGATCTCTGGGCCTGGAGGAAGTACGGCCAGAAGCCTATCAAGGGTTCTCCTTATCCAAG AGGGTACTACAGATGCAGCAGCTCAAAAGGATGCTCAGCACGGAAGCAAGTGGAGCGCAGTCGGAATGACCCCAACATGCTCGTCATCACCTACACCTCTGAGCACAACCATCCATGGCCGACTCAGCGCAACGCCCTGGCCGGGTCAACTCGGAATCACTACGGCAAGAACAGCGGCGGCAGCTCAGGTTCCAAGAGCTCACAGAACGAgaagcaacagcaacagcaacagcaatCGAACAACGTCAAGGAAGAGCCCAAGGATCCGGCGGCCATGACGACAACCATTAGCACGATTACTACAACTACTAGTAATTCTCCGGCAGCGGTTGTGAAAGAGGAGACGCTGGCAGCTGGATCTTCAGAAGCATTGGGGCAAGTCATGGATACAGCAGCAGTAGACCACAACATTGAACTCATGGACCAGTTCTTCATCGAGAGCTACAAGCCGATGATACCGGCAGCCGGCCACTCTGACGACTTCTTCTCCGACCTCGCGGAGCTGGAGTCAGATCCCATGAGCCTAATCTTCTCCAAAGAGTACATGGAAGCGAAACCAAGCGGTGGTGATCGTGGCCACCATCAGGAGAAAGCAATGTCCAAGGACTTGGATCCCTTGTTTGACATGCTAGATTGgtctactaattcttcatcagCAGGGAGCTCATTTGAGCAAGGGAAGAGAGGCTAA